A single region of the Ancylobacter novellus DSM 506 genome encodes:
- a CDS encoding ABC transporter substrate-binding protein, translating into MTRLAKIFLILSLALLSLGIPGAQAVDLRFTAGEYSGFTRPFLERVARDYEVLHPGTRIQIEVIPWDSYLQKLTTDISSGDQPDLSIVPTMWISDLAADGLLEPLDGLASPEFKAKFIPAFLVPATVKGQLLGFPAAASARAMVVNTELLQKAGAPEPKTWDALRTAAQKIAALPNTYGFGLPGKEVEVDTYFYYALWGFGGEIIKDGKSGLSSPEAIRAATFYMSLINDKATEPAPTAHSREDIFKLFKEGRIGIIFTYPMLVPQLKTEAPNLKYAVMPFPVETKPVTLGVTDVLTMSSSSKNKQEAFDFLQFLYSDKYRTEFDRAEGLLPVTVSEAASSYYKDNPDIAAFAAGLAYARFFPTIKGWPEISDITVRALQTMYLGQKTSTEAMTDAARQIDDVLARR; encoded by the coding sequence ATGACGCGCCTCGCGAAAATCTTTCTCATATTGTCTTTGGCGTTGCTTTCGCTGGGGATCCCCGGCGCTCAAGCGGTGGATCTTCGGTTTACCGCGGGAGAATACTCGGGATTTACGCGGCCGTTTCTTGAACGCGTCGCGCGCGACTACGAAGTGCTGCATCCGGGTACACGCATCCAGATCGAGGTCATTCCGTGGGACAGCTATTTGCAGAAGCTGACCACCGACATCAGCAGCGGCGATCAACCCGATCTCTCGATCGTGCCGACCATGTGGATCTCCGATCTCGCCGCGGACGGCCTTCTCGAACCGCTCGACGGGCTGGCGTCACCCGAATTCAAGGCGAAGTTCATTCCCGCCTTCCTGGTGCCGGCTACCGTCAAGGGGCAGCTTCTCGGCTTCCCGGCCGCGGCCTCGGCGCGGGCGATGGTGGTGAATACCGAGTTGCTGCAGAAGGCCGGCGCGCCCGAGCCGAAGACGTGGGACGCGCTGCGCACCGCCGCCCAGAAGATCGCCGCCCTGCCGAACACCTATGGCTTCGGCCTGCCGGGCAAGGAAGTCGAGGTCGACACCTATTTCTACTATGCGCTCTGGGGTTTCGGCGGCGAGATCATCAAGGACGGCAAGAGCGGCCTCTCTTCGCCCGAGGCCATCCGCGCCGCGACCTTCTACATGTCGCTGATCAACGACAAGGCGACCGAGCCGGCACCCACGGCGCATAGCCGCGAGGACATCTTCAAGCTGTTCAAGGAAGGACGCATCGGCATCATCTTCACCTATCCGATGCTGGTCCCGCAGCTGAAGACCGAGGCGCCGAACCTCAAATATGCCGTCATGCCGTTTCCGGTCGAGACCAAGCCGGTCACGCTCGGGGTGACCGACGTGCTGACCATGTCGAGCTCGTCGAAGAACAAGCAGGAGGCCTTCGATTTCCTGCAATTCCTCTATAGCGACAAGTACCGCACCGAATTCGACCGCGCCGAGGGGTTGCTTCCCGTCACCGTCTCGGAGGCCGCCAGCAGCTATTACAAGGACAATCCGGACATCGCCGCCTTCGCCGCCGGCCTCGCCTATGCGCGCTTCTTCCCGACCATCAAGGGCTGGCCGGAAATCTCGGACATCACCGTGCGCGCCCTGCAGACCATGTATCTCGGCCAGAAGACATCGACCGAAGCGATGACCGATGCCGCGCGGCAGATCGACGACGTCCTTGCCCGCCGCTGA
- a CDS encoding carbohydrate ABC transporter permease: MPAADIKSTQSRLTQNRNLLLLLLAPSAMATGLIALVPVLLLVRMSLSEVSRFGRIGAYVGWENFARLAADPLLPAILLRTGIWTGSVVAGTVLIALPTALILNQRFLGRGLAQFLVLAPWAISVASMAVVWRHALTDEGGLLNRLAVAAGLLDRPIPWLGSVPAAFGFEILIAILVSVPFSTVILLAGLSSIPDDLYDAARLDGARAVDRLKFLTLPLLRPFIWIVLIFNIAYVTNSFPIIWILTQGGPANGTDILVTYLYKLAFTFGRLDEAAALSILLLGGLAALTILMLRALERPAHA, encoded by the coding sequence TTGCCCGCCGCTGACATCAAGTCCACGCAAAGCAGGCTCACGCAGAACCGCAACCTGCTGCTTCTGCTCCTCGCGCCGAGCGCCATGGCGACGGGGCTCATCGCCCTGGTGCCCGTGCTGCTGCTCGTGCGGATGTCGCTGTCCGAGGTGTCGCGCTTCGGGCGCATCGGCGCCTATGTCGGGTGGGAGAACTTCGCCCGCCTCGCGGCGGACCCGCTGCTGCCGGCGATCCTGCTGCGCACCGGCATCTGGACCGGCTCGGTGGTGGCAGGAACGGTGCTCATAGCCCTGCCGACGGCGCTGATACTGAACCAGCGTTTCCTCGGCCGCGGGCTCGCCCAGTTCCTGGTGCTTGCGCCATGGGCGATCTCCGTCGCCTCGATGGCGGTGGTCTGGCGGCACGCGCTCACCGACGAGGGCGGGCTATTGAACCGGCTGGCCGTGGCAGCCGGCCTTCTCGACCGCCCGATCCCATGGCTCGGCTCCGTGCCCGCCGCCTTCGGCTTCGAAATCCTGATCGCGATCCTGGTCTCCGTCCCCTTCAGCACGGTGATCCTTCTCGCCGGCCTGTCGTCGATCCCGGACGACCTCTACGACGCGGCGCGCCTCGATGGCGCCCGTGCCGTCGATAGGCTGAAGTTCCTCACCCTGCCGCTGCTGCGGCCGTTCATCTGGATCGTGCTGATCTTCAACATCGCCTATGTCACCAACTCGTTTCCGATCATCTGGATCCTCACGCAGGGCGGCCCGGCGAACGGCACGGATATCCTCGTAACCTATCTCTACAAGCTGGCCTTCACCTTCGGCCGCCTGGACGAGGCGGCGGCGCTCTCCATTCTCCTGCTCGGCGGGCTCGCCGCGCTGACAATCCTGATGCTCCGCGCGCTGGAACGCCCGGCCCATGCTTAG